The Amycolatopsis japonica nucleotide sequence GGGCAATCTGCTGGCCGATTTCCGGGCGAACGCCGCGGCCGAGGCGCAGGGCCGGTTGCAGACGGCCCGGCTGTACAACATGACCGACGACCCTGGCGTGAAGGCCATGCTGCAGTTCAATCTCGCCCGCGACACGGTGCACCAGAAGCAGTGGCTCGCCGCGATCGAGGAACTCAAGGCCGACGGCCTGGAAAGCGACATCGCGCCGACGGCGTTGTTCGACGAGGAGAACCAGGACCACAACAACACCGTGTGGCATCTGTCCGACGGGCCGGACGGCGCGAAGGGCGGCTGGAGCTTCGGCGAAGACGGGATCGAGTACCTGATGGACCCGGAGCCGCTCGGCGGTCCGGGCACCGCTCCGAAACCGGATCCCGCGTTGTTCGGCACCTACGCGCCGCTGCAGGACGCCGTCGGGACGGTCAAGGGCAAGGCCAAGGACGCGAAGAAGAAGGCCACCAAATCGCGCAAGAGCTAGCCCTTGGCACCGCACTCACGTGATCGAAGCCGGAACTCGCGTGATCAGCGGCGGAACTCCCCGAGTACCGCTTTCAATCACGCAAGTCACGCCTCCGCTCACGCCGCGTCCTGTGCGCCCCAGTCCGTGAAGGCCTCCTTGAGGGACCCAGAGTCCCTCAAGGAGGCCTTCACGGACTTCCGACCGGGAATACAGAGGACGCGGTGGTTCTGATGTCCTTACCGCTCACGAGGGGTGCGTGGAGTAGGAGGCGGCGGGACCGTCTTCGCCAGGACGATGTCCGCCAGCCGGATCGTCGCGAGTCCGCGTTTGGTCTCCACCGTGCATTCCGTGTCGTCACGGGAGCGCAGGTAGCCGAGGGCGTCGGTGAACCCGCCTTCGATCCGATACCGCACGACGACCCTCGTGCCGACCGGGACGTCCGGGAGGGTCACCGGTTCAGGTGCGCGGTGAGCTCGTCGTCGCTCGGCTCGACCAGGTGGGTGCCGTCCGGCCAGACGATGGTCGGGATCCGCCGCTCACCGTTCTGCAGCGCGCGCACCGTCTCCTCCGCGCCGGAGTCCGCTTCGACGTCGATGTAGTCGTACTCGACGCCCTTCGAGTCCAGCAGGGCCCGGCTGCGTTTGACGTCGGGGCACCAGCCGGCGCCGTACACGATGAGGTCGCTCATGGCTCACAGCATGCCAGGTCGCGGTCCGGCGGCGTGTTCGGCGAGGGCCGCACGGTCGGCGAGCCCGGTCTTGGCGAGCAGGCTCGCGACATGCTTCTCGACCGTCCGGGGCGAGATGTGCAGGCGGGCGCCGATGTCCTTGTTCCCCATCCGCTCGGCGAGCAGCACGAGCACCTCGTATTCGCGCACGGTGACCCCGGCCGCGCGCAGGTCGCCGGGCACCCGGTCGACCCCGGAGCGCCGTTGCCGGACGGGCGCGCCGAGCTTGCGGAGCAGCGTCCGGCAGGCGGCCGCCACCGCCTGGATGTCCCTGCCGTGGAAGTACTCTTCGGCCTCCTTGAGCCAGCCCGCCGGATCGCCCCAGCCGTCGGCCGCGGCCGGCTCGGCGATCAGCCGGAGCCCGAGATGGCGGGCCAGGGGATAGGGCGCCGACGTCTCCAGCGCGGAGGCCACCGCTCGTTCGGCTTCGGCCGCGTCACCGCGCCTGCCGTGCTCGACGGCGCGCGCGAATTCGACGAACTGCCGGTTCCACCGCATCCCGCTCACCGCGGAGCCGTCCTCCGGGCAGGGCGCGCCGCCGAGGGTGTCGACGAGCGTCCGGAGCCCGTGCTGGCCGGCGAGATGGAACCGGCTCGGCCGCCGGTCCTCCAGCTCGATGACCTGGCCGAGTTCGCGGCGGGCCCGGTCGAAGTCCTCCTCGAGCAGCGAGCAGAAGACACGCGCCAGCCCGATGCTGAGCACCATCTCCTGCGCGTTCTCGCCGCCGCTCTCGCGGAAGTCGTCGAGTGCCTGCTCCATCGCGGGCCGGTCCGCCCGGTGCCCGGCCGACATCGCCCTGGTCATATGCGCGTACTGCAGCAACGCGGTCAGCCGGAGCCTGCCCAGCACGGCGAGGTTCTCCGCGAGCAACGTGTGCGCGGTGCCGAAATCGCAGCGCAGGATCGCGTGCATGGTGCGCACGGAATCGACCGCGCAGTGCAGCGTGATCGACCCGGTCCGCTGGGCGTCGGCGCGAGCGAGCAGCAAGGTCTGCTCGTCGCCGTTCATCAGCACGCGATGTCCGCCGAGCCGGACCAGCGCCTGGGTGCGGAGATGGTGCAGATGGTTGTCTTCGGCGGTCCGCCGCGCGAGTTGCATGTAGTGCTCGGATTCGCTGAGATCCCGCGACAGGGCGAGCATCCCGAGCACTTGCAACGCCTGGCAGACGACGAACGGCTGCTCGGTCGCCTCGGCGACCTTCCACGCCTGACGCGCGAGCCGCTCGGCCGTGCCGGTCTTGCCGGGGACGTCGAGCCAGAGGTTCGCTTCGACGGCGTCGAGTGCCGCCTGCTGAGCGCGGGTGATCGCCGAGCCGAGGGGAGCACGGGCGCGTTCGATCTGGCCGAGGCATTCGTCGTGCCGTCCCGCGATGTAGGCGGCCCACGCCAGCTGGGTGCGCAGTTTCGCGGCCCGTTCGAGCGTGCCGATCTCACCGAACGCCGCGGAAAGCTCGACGGCCCGGTCGAACTGGCCGGTCTGCCCGAGCGCGTGCACCAGCGTCTCCAGCACCTCGGCCCGATCACCCGCGTCGGCCCCGGCGAGCAGGTCGAGGGCCTTGGTGAGCATCGTGACCGCGGAGTCCGCGGCACCCGCGTCGAGAGCGCGACGGCCGGTCTCCGCGAACAGCCGGCCCGCCGCCCGCTCGTCCAGGGCGGTCAGCCGGAGAGACGCGACGAGCGCGCACAGGTCGCCCGGCAGTCCCGGGTACAGCTCCTCGACCGCGTCGGCGGTTTGCCGGGCGAGTTCCGCCTTCCGCGCCGGTGACTGGCGCGCCAGCAGCGCTTCCGCGGTCAGCGGATGTCGGAAGGCGTACCAGCCGGGCGTCATCTCGTCGGTGGTCACCAGGTTCGCGGAGACCGCGGCGCCGAGGTGGTTGTGCAGCGTCCGGTCGTTGGTCCCGGTGACCTTCTGCACCACCGTCAGCGGGAAGCGGCGGCCGATGATCGCCGCGACCGAAAGCAGTTCGCCGGCCTGCTCGCCGAGTTGCTCCATCCGAGCGCCGATACTGGTGACCAGCGCGGCGGGGACGCGGGCGCGGAGTTCGCCGATGACGCGCCAGCCGTCGCGGCCTTCGACCAGCAGACCGTCGTTCACCATGCCGTGGAGCAGTTCCTCGACGATGAACGGAAGGCCGGCGCTGTTGCGCCACAACAGTTCCGTCGCGGTCGATGGCAACTGCCCAGGTTCGGTCTCGAGGCAGGCGGCGGCGAGCGCGTGGGTGTCGGCGAGGCCGAGCCTGCCGAGTTCAGCGATTGTGCAACTCATCCGCTGTGCTCCGGAGGTCGCCAGGCGCAGCGCGTCGGAGGGCTCGTTGCGGAGCGTGCCGACGAACAGGGTCTGCGCCGCCGGCAGGTTGTCGACGAGGTATTCGAGGATGAACAGTGTCTCGGCGTCGGCGTCCTGGAGATCGTCGAGGACCAGGAGCGCGCCGCGGTCGCGGCTGGTGACGGCCAGCAGCCGGAACACCGCTTCGGCGAGCACCATCAGGGAGCCTGACTCCCTGGGCCGATCTCCTCGGCTCCAATCGGGGATGAGCTGGGCGAGCACGGGAATGAACGGGTCGAGTTCGGTCGCCTCCGGAGGGCCCCCGCCGCGGAAATGCGACAGCAGCGCCTGGGTGAGCGGACGGAACGGGACGAGCGGGCCGATCGAACTGGCCCTGCCCTGCAGCACCGGGATGTCGGCGGCGACCGCTCGCGAGGCGGCTTCGACGGCGAGCCGGGATTTGCCGATGCCGCCTTCGCCCACGAGAAAGATCGCGCCGCCGCGACCCGCGATGGCGCGATCGAGAGCCCCGGAGAGCTCGGCCAGTTCGGCGTCGCGGCCGATCACCCGCGACGAACGGATACCCACCGCCGTGACTATAGCGAGCGGATTCCGCTGTCACGGCCAAAAGTTGATCACGAAGGCGGGCGGCGCGAGCCCGCCTCCGTGAGCCTGTCTTTAAATCCAGCCGCCGGTGAAGACGCTGACGACGGACGGCGAACCGGTGTCCGTGGACAGGGTGGCGAGCGGGTTGGCGCTCAGCCGCGGCTTGCTGCCCGCCAGCGCGTGGTTGCGCGAGCCGACCTCGAGGGCGCGCGGCAGGTTCACGGCGCCGAGGACGTCTTCGGTGGCGGGCAGATCTCTTTCGTACATGTGGTTCTTCTCCTCATACTCGGTTTACCGGCGGAAAAACGGTGGCCGCGGGATGCGGCCGGTCGGGGCGGAGCAGGAGCGCGGAAGGGACCCGGTCGCCGAATCCCAGCCGCAGCAGGCCGTAGCCGATCCCCGCCAGGCCACTCAGCAGCCCTGGCGAGGGGACCGCGCCGGGTGTCCCGCAGCGGGCACCGCGCTGGTCGATGGCGGCGAGCAGATGACCGGTCCGGCGGCGTACCGCGGCCGCGGCGCCAGTGTGCCCGTTCTCCGCCAGCACGCACAACACGTCCAGCACTCCGGACTCGCCGTGGCACAGGCTGAGATCCTTGAGCGGTGCCCCGTCGGTCAGCCGTCTGATCGTCCGGTCCAGGTCCCTGGCGTGCTCGGGATCGGGCAGGTGCGCGGCCATTCCGAGGGCGTCGCCCGCGAGTCCGTCGCACCAGCCGCCGGTGCTTTCCGCCCGATCGTCCGCCTTTCCGGGTGGTTCTTCGCCGGGACGGTCGTGTGCCCGGAGGACCCAGTCGATCCCGGCCGAACCGCGGGCGAAGGCCTTCTCCGACGGACGTTCGCGTTCGAGCAGTTGTGCGGCGTAGCGGTCGGCTCGCGCCAGCGCCGTCTCCAGTCCTGTTTGGACATACACCGAACGCATCGAGGCGACACCACCCGCGAGTCCGGTCGTGAACCCGGATGGCGTTTCGGAGGTGGCCTCGGGCATCAGCTCGACGGCCTGCTCGATGAGGTCACCCGCGGGAAGGCCGACCAGGGTGCTGAGCCGGGCGATCGTGTACGCGACACCGCCGAGTCCGAGAAGCCCGCCGCAGCCGGCGGTGGCGGCCAGTTCGCGATCGGCTCGGAGGGTGGCGAAGAGGCCGGGAAGCGGGCTGATCGCGTACGCGGCCAGATCGCGGTACCGCGCGATCCCGGTCAGCTCGGCGAGCTGTGCGAGGAACAACGCGACACCGCAGTAGCCCTCGCCGAGGCCCGCGCCCATCGGGAGAACGGTCCAGTAGCGGTCGTCGACGAGTTCGATCCCGAGCCAGTTGGAGCGATGCTCGTCGGAGAAGGCGTTGGCGACGATCTGGTCGGCGATCCCGCACGCGGTGACCAGCAACCGCTCCGCGTCCGGCGCCTGATTCGGCACCGCCGTTTCCGCGGTCTCGCCGCCGCCGTGGTGGCCGTCGGCCGACGTGCTGATGGCGAGGGTGGCCGAGATCAGCCACTCCTGATCACGCTGGTCGAGCGGATCCATGTCGGCGACCTTCGCCAGCACGGAGTCCAGCGACGGCTGTTCGACGACCCCTTCGACGCTGTCGCCGCGCGAATCCAGCAGCGACGTCGAACCGGGGTTCGACGTGAACATCGGTACGTCTCCCGCCCACAGATCGTCCCGCTCGTGCGGCACGAGCCGGAGCAGTTTCTCCTCCCGCACCGAGTCTTCTTCGAGCAGGTCGAACGCGTGGTCGCGGTCGGCGGCGTCGCGAAGCAGGTCGGGATGGGTGGTCTCGTCCAGCAGGCGGGAGTAGAAGTTCGTCGGCCGGATGAGCACCCGGATGGGATCCTCGGCGCAGCGCCGGAGAAGCTCGGCGAGTTCGTCCCGTCCGGTGGAGATCGCGTCGTAGCCGAGCCGGAATCCGGCCAGCAGCGCCGCGCTGTGTTCGGCGGGGGCGACGTCGCGGCCGTCGAGGCGGGGCAGGTTGTTGCTTCCGGCGAGTTCGCCGGGCACCCGGACCAACCGCATCCGGTCGGTTCCCGCGTCGGCCCAATCGACCCGGTCGGTGGGCAGCTTGCCACCGCGGCCGGCGAGCCCGGAGATGTCGACGGCACCGTGCTCGCCGGCGAAGAGCTGGGGGAGCAGCAGCGTGCGCTGCACCGAACGCGCGAGCATCGCCGCCGCGGGGTCGCCCTCCGGCGGGACGGGCGGAGACGGCTGGAAGAGGGTCTCGATGTCGATCAGCACCGGCT carries:
- a CDS encoding manganese catalase family protein, giving the protein MFRHTKSLQFEAKPEKPDALYARKLQELIGGAYGEMTVTMQYLFQGWNCRIEGKYKDLIMDTATEEIGHVEMLATMVARLLEGAPATMVAEAAKDPATAAILGGMDPQQAIISGGGATPSDSQGYPWNGRYVVASGNLLADFRANAAAEAQGRLQTARLYNMTDDPGVKAMLQFNLARDTVHQKQWLAAIEELKADGLESDIAPTALFDEENQDHNNTVWHLSDGPDGAKGGWSFGEDGIEYLMDPEPLGGPGTAPKPDPALFGTYAPLQDAVGTVKGKAKDAKKKATKSRKS
- a CDS encoding putative acetyltransferase, with product MTLPDVPVGTRVVVRYRIEGGFTDALGYLRSRDDTECTVETKRGLATIRLADIVLAKTVPPPPTPRTPRER
- a CDS encoding glutaredoxin family protein; translated protein: MSDLIVYGAGWCPDVKRSRALLDSKGVEYDYIDVEADSGAEETVRALQNGERRIPTIVWPDGTHLVEPSDDELTAHLNR
- a CDS encoding helix-turn-helix transcriptional regulator yields the protein MGIRSSRVIGRDAELAELSGALDRAIAGRGGAIFLVGEGGIGKSRLAVEAASRAVAADIPVLQGRASSIGPLVPFRPLTQALLSHFRGGGPPEATELDPFIPVLAQLIPDWSRGDRPRESGSLMVLAEAVFRLLAVTSRDRGALLVLDDLQDADAETLFILEYLVDNLPAAQTLFVGTLRNEPSDALRLATSGAQRMSCTIAELGRLGLADTHALAAACLETEPGQLPSTATELLWRNSAGLPFIVEELLHGMVNDGLLVEGRDGWRVIGELRARVPAALVTSIGARMEQLGEQAGELLSVAAIIGRRFPLTVVQKVTGTNDRTLHNHLGAAVSANLVTTDEMTPGWYAFRHPLTAEALLARQSPARKAELARQTADAVEELYPGLPGDLCALVASLRLTALDERAAGRLFAETGRRALDAGAADSAVTMLTKALDLLAGADAGDRAEVLETLVHALGQTGQFDRAVELSAAFGEIGTLERAAKLRTQLAWAAYIAGRHDECLGQIERARAPLGSAITRAQQAALDAVEANLWLDVPGKTGTAERLARQAWKVAEATEQPFVVCQALQVLGMLALSRDLSESEHYMQLARRTAEDNHLHHLRTQALVRLGGHRVLMNGDEQTLLLARADAQRTGSITLHCAVDSVRTMHAILRCDFGTAHTLLAENLAVLGRLRLTALLQYAHMTRAMSAGHRADRPAMEQALDDFRESGGENAQEMVLSIGLARVFCSLLEEDFDRARRELGQVIELEDRRPSRFHLAGQHGLRTLVDTLGGAPCPEDGSAVSGMRWNRQFVEFARAVEHGRRGDAAEAERAVASALETSAPYPLARHLGLRLIAEPAAADGWGDPAGWLKEAEEYFHGRDIQAVAAACRTLLRKLGAPVRQRRSGVDRVPGDLRAAGVTVREYEVLVLLAERMGNKDIGARLHISPRTVEKHVASLLAKTGLADRAALAEHAAGPRPGML
- a CDS encoding type 2 lanthipeptide synthetase LanM family protein, which encodes MTPPPSATSLPPRWWEHGRTPRERTADKPLWADFAEHAVTTLLPERPPVGDWRVRFAGVFRSLVDAASRDAVPDGLPGADVDALRRGFAAQLDQHLLNLSVRTLVLELHRARKAGALQGETPEERFSDFVRRQSTPAGLVRLFGEYPVLARLLAQACLYAAEAHAETLARFSADAALLPCSVIDGELGTLVEVAGGFGDSHACGRSVKLLRFSSGAKVIYKPRSLILHERFTDVVEQLNKRLPGLELRTADALTRDGYGWLRFVEHQPCADLGDVDRFYRRQGILLALLHALDATDVHYENIIACGDQPVLIDIETLFQPSPPVPPEGDPAAAMLARSVQRTLLLPQLFAGEHGAVDISGLAGRGGKLPTDRVDWADAGTDRMRLVRVPGELAGSNNLPRLDGRDVAPAEHSAALLAGFRLGYDAISTGRDELAELLRRCAEDPIRVLIRPTNFYSRLLDETTHPDLLRDAADRDHAFDLLEEDSVREEKLLRLVPHERDDLWAGDVPMFTSNPGSTSLLDSRGDSVEGVVEQPSLDSVLAKVADMDPLDQRDQEWLISATLAISTSADGHHGGGETAETAVPNQAPDAERLLVTACGIADQIVANAFSDEHRSNWLGIELVDDRYWTVLPMGAGLGEGYCGVALFLAQLAELTGIARYRDLAAYAISPLPGLFATLRADRELAATAGCGGLLGLGGVAYTIARLSTLVGLPAGDLIEQAVELMPEATSETPSGFTTGLAGGVASMRSVYVQTGLETALARADRYAAQLLERERPSEKAFARGSAGIDWVLRAHDRPGEEPPGKADDRAESTGGWCDGLAGDALGMAAHLPDPEHARDLDRTIRRLTDGAPLKDLSLCHGESGVLDVLCVLAENGHTGAAAAVRRRTGHLLAAIDQRGARCGTPGAVPSPGLLSGLAGIGYGLLRLGFGDRVPSALLLRPDRPHPAATVFPPVNRV